From a region of the Pongo pygmaeus isolate AG05252 chromosome 5, NHGRI_mPonPyg2-v2.0_pri, whole genome shotgun sequence genome:
- the LOC129038844 gene encoding MHC class I polypeptide-related sequence A: protein MGLGPVLLFLAGIFPFAPPGAAAEPHSLRYNLTVLSQDGSVQSGFLAEVHLDGQPFLRWDRQKCRAKPQGQWAEDVLGNKTWDRETGHLTENGKDLRMTLAHIKDQKGGLHSLQEIKVCEIHEDSSTRSSRHFYYDGELFLSQNLETQELTVPQSSRAHTLAMNVTNFWKEAAMKTKTHYRALQANCRQKLQQYLESGVVLRRTVPPMVNVTHGKASEGNITVTCWASGFYPWNITLTWRQDGVSLSHDTQQWEGVLPDRNGTYQTWVATRIRQGEEQRFTCYMEHSGNQSTHPVPSGKVLVLQSHWQTFHVSAVDAAAAAAAAAAAAIFVIIIFYALLCKKKTSAAEGPELVSLQALDQHPVGTGDHRDDAQLGFQPLMSVLGSTGSTEGA from the exons AGCCCCACAGTCTTCGTTATAACCTCACGGTGCTGTCCCAGGATGGATCTGTGCAGTCAGGGTTTCTCGCTGAGGTACATCTGGATGGTCAGCCCTTCCTGCGCTGGGACAGGCAGAAATGCAGAGCAAAGCCCCAGGGACAGTGGGCAGAAGATGTCCTGGGAAATAAGACCTGGGACAGAGAGACCGGGCACTTGACAGAGAACGGAAAGGACCTCAGGATGACCCTGGCTCATATCAAGGACCAGAAAGGAG GCTTGCATTCCCTCCAGGAGATTAAGGTCTGTGAGATCCATGAAGACAGCAGCACCAGGAGCTCCCGGCATTTCTACTACGATGGGGAGCTCTTCCTCTCCCAAAACCTGGAGACTCAGGAATTGACAGTGCCCCAGTCCTCCAGAGCTCACACCTTGGCTATGAACGTCACGAATTTCTGGAAGGAAGCTGCCATGAAGACCAAGACACACTATCGCGCTTTGCAGGCAAACTGCCGGCAGAAACTACAGCAATATCTAGAATCCGGCGTAGTCCTGAGGAGAACAG TGCCCCCCATGGTGAATGTCACCCATGGCAAAGCCTCAGAGGGCAACATCACCGTGACGTGCTGGGCTTCTGGCTTCTATCCCTGGAATATCACACTGACCTGGCGTCAGGATGGGGTATCTttgagccacgacacccagcaGTGGGAGGGTGTCCTGCCTGATAGGAATGGAACCTACCAGACCTGGGTGGCCACCAGGATTCGCCAAGGAGAGGAGCAGAGGTTCACCTGCTACATGGAACACAGCGGGAATCAGAGCACTCACCCTGTGCCCTCTG GGAAAGTGCTGGTGCTTCAGAGTCATTGGCAGACATTCCATGTTTCTGCtgttgatgctgctgctgctgctgctgctgctgctgctgctgctatttttgttattattattttctatgccCTTTTGTGTAAGAAGAAAACATCAGCGGCAGAGGGTCCAG AGCTCGTGAGCCTGCAGGCCCTGGATCAACACCCAGTTGGGACGGGTGACCACAGGGATGACGCACAGCTCGGATTTCAGCCTCTGATGTCAGTTCTTGGGTCCACTGGCTCCACTGAAGGCGCCTAG